GTGATTTGGAGCAGCGCAGATGATAGCAAAGTCTGCCTCTTTGATGAGTTCAGCGACTTTTTTTCGGTCGCTTCCCTTAACGACTTCAACGCGTGGAGTCAGTTTTCGCAGTTCAGCAACTTTTTCCTCTTTTGTCGTAGTTGCGATTAAAGAGTCTTGTTTATTCGGCCATTCTTTGATGCATGCGCATCCTACATAACCAGCTCCAAAAATGATTCCATTCATGCCTAATGATTCCAATGAATACAGTCGGCCAGATGATCATTAACGAGGCCGACTGCCTGCATGTAAGCGTAGATGATCGTTGAGCCGACAAAGCTCATTCCGCGCTTTTTTAAATCTTTTGAAATTGCATCGCTGATGGGAGTTGTTGTCGGGACATCTTGCATCGATTTCCATTTATTGACGATCGGCTTGTTATTGACAAATTTCCATAGATATCGATCGAATGAGCCGAATTCTTTTTGGATCTCTAGAAACACGCATGCGTTTTTTCTGGCTGCGGAAATTTTCAGTCGATTGCGGATGATGCGTTGATCGCTTTTCAATTGATCCAGCTCCTGATCATTCATCGCTGCCACTTTCACAGGATCGAAATTGTGAAAGGCTTCCCGGTATCCCTTTCTGCGTTTTAAGATTGTTTCCCAGCTTAGGCCAGCTTGCGCTCCTTCCAGGATAAGCATTTCAAACAAGCGTGTGTCGTCATGGACAGGGATTCCCCATTCTTTGTCGTGATATTCAGCGTAAAATTCTTTATCCGGTCCGTTTCCGAAGCATCTTTTCATGATTCAACATCCATTCTTTGCGGTGAATTCCTCCTCCGTATCCTCCCAGCTTTCCATTCGCATTGATCACGCGGTGGCAAGGGATAATGATTGCTAATTGGTTTGATCCGTTCGCTTGCGCCACAGCCCGCGATCCTGTCGGTTTGCCGATAGCTTCGGCAACTTCTCGATACGAGCGCGTTTCTCCTGTAGGAATGCGGCAAAGTTCTTCCCATACACATCTCTGGAAGGGAGTGCCCATCATTTGAATAGGAGTGTTAAAATCACTGCATTTTCCTGAGAAATAGAGGGAAAGTTCTTTTTCGATTGAATGGATCGGCTTTGTTTTTCCCTGAATAATTTTACTATTTGTGTGTTTTTTGAGTTGTTCAATTTTTCGTTCCAGTTTTTTTCTCTCGGTAAACTCGAGAAGGCAAAGAGCGTTTTCATCTGCAATAGCCAGCATCGTCCCCAAGGGAGAGTCTATCCATGAGGAGTGAAAAATTTTGGCCGCTGATGTTTTTGAAGGCGGGGAGTTCATCATCTTTGAAAGCGAGTCGATGAATTTCGAGTTGGCAGGTAGTTGCGTTTGAATCATTTTTCCTCTTTTAATTTCTTCCCTATTATGCAGATTTCAACGATTAATCGCCTTTAAAAAATAGAAATAGAAATTCCTTGTCAAAAAAAGATTTTTGAAGTTATACCGAATCAACTTCAAGATTCGGTATATACCGGTCATTATTGGAAAATGAATTTTATAGCTAAAAATTTACTTTAAGGAAGTTTTGTGATGAAAAGAGATCGCCCAGCCACTACAAATGATGCTGGAGCTTTTGTGCCTAGCGATGAGTATTCTCTCACTGTCGGACCTGATGGGCCTATTTTACTGCAAGACCACTACCTTATCGAGCAGATGGCTAATTTTAATCGGGAGAAAATTCCCGAGCGTCAGCCGCATGCCAAAGGATCTGGAGCTTTTGGCTATTTTGAGGTGACTCAAGATGTCAGTGCTTACACCAAAGCTTCTGTGTTTCAGCCAGGGCAGAAAACCGATACGTTGATTCGATTCTCAACTGTTGCAGGGGAGCAAGGCTCTCCGGACACTTGGCGCGATCCACGCGGTTTTGCTTTGAAGTTCTACACAGAAGAGGGAATTTACGATATTGTTGGAAACAATACTCCCATATTTTTCATTCGAGATCCTATGAAATTTCAACATTTCATTCGATCTCAAAAACGGCGTGCGGACAGCGGTTTGCGCGATCACGATATGCAATGGGATTTTTGGACGCTTTCTCCAGAGTCTGCACATCAAGTGACATGGTTGATGGGAGATCGAGGAATTCCGAAGACATACAGGCATATGAATGGTTATTCAAGCCATGCCTACATGTGGGCAAATGCAAAAGGGAAGCGTTTCTTTATAAAATACCATTTTAAAACAGATCAGGGCATCGATTTCTTAACTCAAGAAGAGGCAGACCGTTTAGCCGGTGTTGACGGCGATTTTCACCGCCGCGATTTATTTGAGGCGATCAAAGGGGGAGATTATCCTACTTGGACTTTGAAAGTGCAGATCATGCCTTTTGAAGAGGCTGCAACCTATCGGATTAATCCATTTGATTTGACTAAAGTTTGGCCTCATGGCGATTATCCTTTGCACGAAGTTGGCAGACTAACGCTTAATCGCAATCCTGTAGATTTTCACACAGAAATTGAGCAGGCAGCCTTTGAGCCAAGTAATTTGGTGCCGGGAGTTGGACCTAGCCCTGATAAAATGCTTCTTGCACGTCTTTTTTCCTATGCGGATGCCCACCGTGCCCGTTTAGGGGTCAATTATAAGCAGATACCTGTTAATCAGCCAAAAGTTCCAGTCCATAGCTATAGCAAGGATGGAGCGATGCGTATTCAAAATGTATCCGATCCTGTGTATGCTCCAAATTCCAAAGGAGGTCCTAAAGCCGACGGTCAACACTATCCTCAAGTAGAAGTGTGGAATGCAAGCGGAGAATTTGTGCATGCTGCATACACTAAACGGAGAGACGATGACGATTGGAGCCAGGCAGGTGATCTTGTGCGTCATGTGATGGATGATGCGCAGCGTGATCGACTTGTTTCAAATGTTGCCGGGCACATTAAGCAGGGAGTATCAGAGCCGGTTTTGCAAAGAGTTTTTGAATATTGGTGCAATATAGACAAAGAGATCGGAGAGCGAATCAAAAAAGCAGCAGGCTGTTCCAGCTAATTATTTATACCGAATCGACTTCAAGAACCGGTTTTTGACGTCGATTGGGTATATAGTCATGGTGTTTCAAACAGCAAGCTTTATCTGAAAGTTATCATTAATTCGTGATTTCAATAGTTCTATATTTTTTGAAAAAAAATTCTAACGGCATCGAAAAACAGATCTGATGATTCGTAAAAGCGATTATAAAGCGTTTTTTCCCTCATGATTTCCCATAGCTCAATATTACGCAGAGTCTATTTCTTTTCTGAGATCCTAATTGCTCTACTATATGTTTCAAACGGAACCACTTCTTGGAGTTGATTTTTTATATATTTATTTTTTCAAATTAAAATTTAATTGAATTTTAGGAAGAGATATGATCAAAAGTTGTGTTTGAGATAAAAAGAGCGTACCCTATGAAATTTTGAAATCAAAAACAAATTTTACAGGAGATACGCTCATGAAAGATGATGTCATTTTTTTGGATAAATTTCACGCAACAAGTGAAATGAAGAGTTTTCTGGAACAAACTTTGAGGGAGGGAGCTCGCTTTTTGCTTCAACAGGCTGTTGAAAACGAAGTCAATGAATACCTTGAATCGATGAGTAGCAGGACGAACTCAGAAGGAAGAAAACAATTTGTCCGCAACGGCTACCTCCCTGAAAGAGAAGTACAAACAGGAATCGGACCGATATCAGTGAAGCAACCTAGAATTCGAAACAGAGAAGAGAGCTCTGAAGGGTACTCAAGCGCAATTCTTCCGAAATATCTAAGGAGGGTGCCATCTCTTGATGCGGTGATTCCAGCTCTTTACCTCAGGGGGATTTCTACAAGCAATTTCCAGGATGCACTTGAAGCGATCATGGGCAAGGATGCGAAAGGATTATCCGCAGCTAACATCACTCGTTTAAAACAATCTTGGGAGCAGGAATACAAAGACTGGAACAAGCGCTCTCTTGAAGGAAAGCGCTACGCTTACATCTGGGTAGATGGGATCTATTTCAATGTTCGTCTTGGAGATGACCGAATTTGCTTTCTCGTGATTCTTGGCGCTCTTCCTAATGGTAAAAAGGAACTTGTGGCGATCCACAATGGTTATAGAGAGAGCAAAATTTCCTGGACAGAGGTATTGGAGAGTTTGAAGCGGCGCGGGCTGTGTACAGCTCCTGAGCTTGCGATAGGAAATGGTGCGCTTGGATTTTGGTCGGCAATAGAGGAAGTTTTTCCGAAGACAAAGCAGCAGCGGTGTTGGGTGCATAAAACGGCCAATGTGCTCGATAAAATGCCCAAAAGTATTCAAGTGAATGCGAAAAAGGCCATTCATGAAATTTATATGGCCCCTACCAAAGAAGATGGACTGGCGGCGTTTGAGGTGTTTTTAAAAACATACCGAGACAAATACCCCAAAGCCTGTGCTTGTCTTGAGAAGGATAAGGCGCAACTGTTTACCTTCTACAATTTTCCGGCGATCCATTGGCAGCACGTCAGGACAACTAACCCGATTGAATCGACTTTTGCAACAATAAGACACCGGACAAGGCAAACCAAAGGCTGCGGTTCAGTGGCTGCCACTTTGACAATGGTATTCAAGCTGGCTACTACAGCCGAGAAAAAATGGAGAAAACTCAAGGGTTGTGAAATGATTGAAAAAGTAATCAACGGAGTGGTCTTTAAAGATGGAGAAGAGGTTCTGGAAAAAGAAAAAGTAGCTTAAAAGAATTTTTAAATTAGGGTGCGTTTAAGAATTCCAAACACAACATTTGAAAATATCTCATTTTAGACTATCTGAGAAAGATACTTTTTTGTAGTATTCTACTCATTTGAAGTTTTCAGGAGTTCGTATGAGATTATTTTCCTTTTTGTTAGCATTAAATTTAGTATTTTCCGAAGCTTACTCGAATCATGTTTCTGTTCCTAATCAAGAAATTATTTCCAAACAATTTGCTGCTAGATTTTGGAATCCTTTACCGGATTCGATTGTTGAAAGGATAACGGGAAACTCATGGAACACTGATTGCCCTATACCTCTTGAAGATTTGGCTTATATTCAAGTAACGCATTGGAATAATGAGGGTGAAGTTTGTATAGGAGAGCTTATCTATCACAAAAATTTAGCTTTAGAAATTATAGAAATATTTCAGGAGCTTTTTGAGGCTAATTTTCCAATAAATAAGATGATTTTAATCGATAATTATAGATCGAATGATGAACTATCTATGGAAGATAATAATTCATCTGCTTTTTGTTCGCGTTCAATAACAGGTAAACCTGGTGTTTTTTCAAAACACAGTTATGGTGGGGCTATTGATATTAATCCTTTATTAAATCCTTATGTTAAAGGAAATGTTATTTTGCCTAAAGGAAGTGAAATTTATCTGGATAGAAGTTTGGAAGCACCTGGATTAATTCATGAAGGAGATGTTTGTTATCGAGCTTTTATTAAAAGGGGATACACCTGGGGAGGTCATTGGATTTCTCTTAAGGATTATCAGCATTTTGAAAAAGATCCATTACAATAAGGTAAATTTTACTTAAAATTATAACCTGTGATTGTGACCTAATCTCGTTTATCACGTGATTTAGTGATTCAGATGTGCATTTACGTCCCGAAGAGTAAGCTCTATGAGCTTACCAAGGGAGATAAATTTCTTAGATGGATTGCTAAAATCACTTGATAAACGATCAACTCAATGGAAATGATAGATTAATCATATACGCGAGAATAAAGAAAATAATTTTCAGGCAAAATCCGACTTCTGTTCTTGCTCGAATATTCCTTGGACGCAGATTGCTACCGAAACTTGCCTTAGAGGTCATTAGTTTGGTTCAGATGCGTAGAAGGGATTTGAAGAGTAAGGGTAATCCCTTACCGAAAATCAATTCTTAGCAGATGAATCGAAATAATGACCTCTAAGGCAAGGAAGCGTAATATTTTCCATTTCGTTAAAGGAGAATATTCATGGAAATGTATGCAACCACCGTTTACGTAATTGCCGATGAAGTGCTTCGAATTCTAAATTTAAAAGATGACAGTCAATCAAGAATGTCCAATGCAGAAATCATCACCTGTAGTGCTACCCGTTAATCAAGCAAAAACTAAGAGAGTTTTCGCCCCCCTGATACAGGAATTTTCGAAGCTCTCAGATTGCAGTAAATGCTGCCTTTCAGCTCGCTAACGCTCGGCATTGACCGCAATCTGATTTCTCCTTCAATGCTTCCTATCAGGGGCGCTCGCATTAAGCAGCCTCACATTTATAATAATGTTTTTCCATTTCATTTGGAGATCGGTATTTCAAAGTAGAGTGCAGGTAATCGGAATTGTATTTCAGAACCCAACTTTGCAATTCTTTTGAGAGTTCTTCTGAAGACCTCCATTCTTTTAGCCATAAAAGCTCCTCTTTCATGGTGCGCATGAATCGCTCGGTCTCTGCATTTCCCTTTGGATTGTTGTAGCTTGTGTAAATTTGCTCTACATCTACTTTTGAGCAGTAACGCATATAAGCCTCTGAAGTGGGCTGACATCCGTTATCTGAGACAAGTTTTAGTCCTTTGCCACGGGCCCCTTCTGGAAATTGCGTGTTAAGCGCCCGGTCTAATGCTTCTAGCCAGTCTATTGACTTAGAGCGCCTTCCAGACTTCAACCCCACAATTTTTTTCGTGTACCAGTCAAGTACAACTGTTATGTAAGTCCAGCCATCGCCTTCGACAAAAACTTTTGTCATGTCTGTTCCCCATATCTGATTAGGTTTTTCCGCCTTGGGCTTCGGTCGATGATGTCTATCAGCAGTTTTAGGCCTCATTTTTTTGGCGCAAAGAAGATTTCGCTCTTTCATAATTCGATAAATGCGTTTCAAATTGCACGGTATTCCATCTCTATAACGCAAACTTGCCCATACTCGCCTGTAACCCCAAAAGGGGTGCTCCATTTTTATCTGAGCAATTCTTTCGGCGAGGACATCATCGATTTTTCTTCTTATCTCAGGACGTTTTCTCTTCACAGATACCACTC
This genomic window from Waddlia chondrophila WSU 86-1044 contains:
- a CDS encoding IS3 family transposase — protein: MKRKRPEIRRKIDDVLAERIAQIKMEHPFWGYRRVWASLRYRDGIPCNLKRIYRIMKERNLLCAKKMRPKTADRHHRPKPKAEKPNQIWGTDMTKVFVEGDGWTYITVVLDWYTKKIVGLKSGRRSKSIDWLEALDRALNTQFPEGARGKGLKLVSDNGCQPTSEAYMRYCSKVDVEQIYTSYNNPKGNAETERFMRTMKEELLWLKEWRSSEELSKELQSWVLKYNSDYLHSTLKYRSPNEMEKHYYKCEAA
- a CDS encoding IS256 family transposase, whose translation is MKDDVIFLDKFHATSEMKSFLEQTLREGARFLLQQAVENEVNEYLESMSSRTNSEGRKQFVRNGYLPEREVQTGIGPISVKQPRIRNREESSEGYSSAILPKYLRRVPSLDAVIPALYLRGISTSNFQDALEAIMGKDAKGLSAANITRLKQSWEQEYKDWNKRSLEGKRYAYIWVDGIYFNVRLGDDRICFLVILGALPNGKKELVAIHNGYRESKISWTEVLESLKRRGLCTAPELAIGNGALGFWSAIEEVFPKTKQQRCWVHKTANVLDKMPKSIQVNAKKAIHEIYMAPTKEDGLAAFEVFLKTYRDKYPKACACLEKDKAQLFTFYNFPAIHWQHVRTTNPIESTFATIRHRTRQTKGCGSVAATLTMVFKLATTAEKKWRKLKGCEMIEKVINGVVFKDGEEVLEKEKVA
- a CDS encoding DNA-3-methyladenine glycosylase I — translated: MKRCFGNGPDKEFYAEYHDKEWGIPVHDDTRLFEMLILEGAQAGLSWETILKRRKGYREAFHNFDPVKVAAMNDQELDQLKSDQRIIRNRLKISAARKNACVFLEIQKEFGSFDRYLWKFVNNKPIVNKWKSMQDVPTTTPISDAISKDLKKRGMSFVGSTIIYAYMQAVGLVNDHLADCIHWNH
- a CDS encoding M15 family metallopeptidase; the encoded protein is MRLFSFLLALNLVFSEAYSNHVSVPNQEIISKQFAARFWNPLPDSIVERITGNSWNTDCPIPLEDLAYIQVTHWNNEGEVCIGELIYHKNLALEIIEIFQELFEANFPINKMILIDNYRSNDELSMEDNNSSAFCSRSITGKPGVFSKHSYGGAIDINPLLNPYVKGNVILPKGSEIYLDRSLEAPGLIHEGDVCYRAFIKRGYTWGGHWISLKDYQHFEKDPLQ
- a CDS encoding catalase, with the translated sequence MKRDRPATTNDAGAFVPSDEYSLTVGPDGPILLQDHYLIEQMANFNREKIPERQPHAKGSGAFGYFEVTQDVSAYTKASVFQPGQKTDTLIRFSTVAGEQGSPDTWRDPRGFALKFYTEEGIYDIVGNNTPIFFIRDPMKFQHFIRSQKRRADSGLRDHDMQWDFWTLSPESAHQVTWLMGDRGIPKTYRHMNGYSSHAYMWANAKGKRFFIKYHFKTDQGIDFLTQEEADRLAGVDGDFHRRDLFEAIKGGDYPTWTLKVQIMPFEEAATYRINPFDLTKVWPHGDYPLHEVGRLTLNRNPVDFHTEIEQAAFEPSNLVPGVGPSPDKMLLARLFSYADAHRARLGVNYKQIPVNQPKVPVHSYSKDGAMRIQNVSDPVYAPNSKGGPKADGQHYPQVEVWNASGEFVHAAYTKRRDDDDWSQAGDLVRHVMDDAQRDRLVSNVAGHIKQGVSEPVLQRVFEYWCNIDKEIGERIKKAAGCSS
- a CDS encoding methylated-DNA--[protein]-cysteine S-methyltransferase — its product is MIQTQLPANSKFIDSLSKMMNSPPSKTSAAKIFHSSWIDSPLGTMLAIADENALCLLEFTERKKLERKIEQLKKHTNSKIIQGKTKPIHSIEKELSLYFSGKCSDFNTPIQMMGTPFQRCVWEELCRIPTGETRSYREVAEAIGKPTGSRAVAQANGSNQLAIIIPCHRVINANGKLGGYGGGIHRKEWMLNHEKMLRKRTG